GCCGGCGCCTTCCGGCCGCTCGCCTTCCCCGCGACGGCCCCGCCCGCCACGACGGCGGCGACGCCGCCTGCGCCGTGTCTCGTCATCGCCGAATGCGCCGTCGCCTTCCTCGGCCGAGGGGACGCGCATTTCCTCGACTTCCTCGAAGTCTTCGACGTCGCCGTCGGCATACGGCTCGATGCTGCCGACAGCCGCGACGGCGGCCGTCCCGGAGCCTTCGGCTACGGCCCGATCGCCGCGGCCGCGACGGCGGCGACGGCGGCGACGGCGCCGCGCGCCTTCTCCGTCCTCGGACGCCTCGCCGCTGCCTTCTCCGCCCTCGTCGAGCAGATCGGACTCGGACTCGCCGTCGTCGGCTCCGACCAGGACCGGCGTGACGTGCCGCGGCGTCGCGCCGCGACTGCGCCCCCTGGCGCCCCGGCCTTCGCGGCCCGGTTCGGGTTCGGCATCGCGCATGTCCGGCCCGGCCGTCGGTTCCTCGATGAGGTCGTCGACGATGAGTTCGGGCTCGTCTAGGGGCGATACCTCGATGGGAGCGGCCGTCGGCGCCGCCGAGTAGACCTCGTTGCGGACGCGCCCGTAGCCGTGGCAGCTCGGGCAAGGACGCGTGAGCTGCTCGGTGAGGCTCTGGCCCTGCCTGCGCCGCGCTACCTCGAGCAGGCCATGCTCCGAGAACTGGCTGGTGATCTGCGGTCGGCTCTTGTCGGGCTTGAGCGCCTCTTCGAGGTGCGCGATCACCTTCTTGCGATCCGAGGCGTGATCCATCGAGATGAAGTCGATGATGATGACGCCGCCGATATCGCGCAGCCGCAGCTGCCGGGCGATCTCGGTCGCGGCTTCGATGTTCGTGCGGAGCACGGTGTCCTGGAGGCTCTTGCTCTGCGTCAGCTTGCCGGAGTTGACGTCAATGACCGTCAGGGCCTCGGTGGGCTCGATGACGATGGAACCGCCCGACGGGAGCCGGATCGTGGGCTTCAGGGCGTTTTCGAGCTCGGCGTGGACCTTGTAATGCTGCATGACCCCATCTTTCGCTTTGTGCAGGTAGAGATTCTTGACCATATCGGGCATCCAGTCGCTAAGTAGCTCCTTGGAGCGCGTGAATGCCTCCTGGTCCTCGAGGATGACGCGCTCGGTATCGGCGGTGAGCCAATCCCGCAGGACGCGTGTCAGGAGATCCTGATCGCGGTAGAGGAGGGCCGGCGAATGCCTGACCTGTGCCTCGTGCAGGATCTCCGCCCAGCGTTCGATCAGCTCGTCGATGTCGCGGCGCAACTCCTCTTCGGATGCGCCGATGGCCTCGGTGCGCACGATGAGCCCGTGGCCCGGATCCTTCAACGTGAACGCGATGCGACGCAACCGCTCGCGCTCCTTGGAATCGGTGATGCGCCGCGAGATGCAGACCCGGTTGTCGTGCGGCACGAAGACCAGGTAGCGGCCCGGCACCGAGATTCGCCCCGTGAGGCGCGCACCCTTGGTGCCCGTAGGGGCCTTGGCGATCTGGACGATCAACTTGTCGCCCGACTTGATCTGCGGCGGCTTGTTCTTCTTGCCGCGCTGGGGGATGGGAAGATCCGCGACGTGGATGAAGCCGTTTTTTTCGTGGCCGATGTTGACGAACGCGGCTTCTATCGCGGGAACGACCGATTCGACCTTGCCGAGGATGATGTCGCCGACCAGTTGCTCTCCCGAGCGGATTACGAATTCTGCGGCGCGGTTGTCCTCGAATACGACTGCCAGATCATTGGATTCGCTGATGACGATTTCTTTTTTCACTACGATCCCTTGTGGTGAATGCCTGCACCTTCCGGGTCGCGCTCCGGGCCTTCGCCAGACGGGGCGACTCCGCGGTACAACGCTCTTTGAGGGGTGGCGACTCCTTGTGGTGAGCCGCCCGCTTTCCGCGCTCAACCTTCCTAACGCATAGGGGGGAGCCGCGCCAGAAAACTTTGGCGAAAGCGTAGCACTGGGAACGATCTGCCGTCAAGTAGGCTCGCGGGAGGCAAGCAAAGATGCGCACTTTCGCCTTCCGGTCGGCATTGGCAGTCTGCCTGGCGGCTTGCCGGCCGCACGCCACCGCGGAGTTCCCGCCGGCGCCGGATCGGCCGGACATGCGGGCTCCTCCGCGCCGGGCCTCGCCGCCCGGGCAGGTCGCGATAGGTTCTCCTGGGCCGTCGCCAGCCCCCGCGGCGTCACCGTCCCCTGAAGCGAAGGCCAGGGCGATGCCGCGCACCAGCAATGTCGCATTCTCGGTCGCGCCTCCATTTCAGCCGGACGGAGCGGCCGCCGCGTTGCGCCAGGCCCGCCTGCTCTTCTGGGACGAGTGGCTGCACGACGTGCTGGAACTGCCGGCGGCCGGCCGGGGCGCCCTCGGTCCCTCGGTCCTCGACGACGGGCGCGTCGTCTTCTACCGCGTCGACGGGGGCATCTTCGCCTTCGACCCCTTGACCGAGACAACAGTCCCGTTTGCGGAGGCGAACGCGGTGGGCGAGGCCTTCCGCGCTTCGATCACCAAGGATGGCCGCGTGATGGTGTTCCTGGCGGACCCGAGGGGGACGCCGGCGCGTATCGGCGTGTCGGGGCGCGATCCCGGGCCCGACACGCGCGCCTACCTCTGGATCGACGGCGTGGCTGCCGAACTGGCGCCCGTGAACGAGCTGGCGGCCCAGGAAGGGGGCATCGACCGGATCAAGGTCGCGGGAAAGGCGCGAGTCGTCTCGTTCAGCACGCGCACCGGAGGCAATCACGTCTGGCCACTCGGGGCCGGCCCGATCCAGAAGCTGG
The DNA window shown above is from Candidatus Tanganyikabacteria bacterium and carries:
- a CDS encoding Rne/Rng family ribonuclease, encoding MKKEIVISESNDLAVVFEDNRAAEFVIRSGEQLVGDIILGKVESVVPAIEAAFVNIGHEKNGFIHVADLPIPQRGKKNKPPQIKSGDKLIVQIAKAPTGTKGARLTGRISVPGRYLVFVPHDNRVCISRRITDSKERERLRRIAFTLKDPGHGLIVRTEAIGASEEELRRDIDELIERWAEILHEAQVRHSPALLYRDQDLLTRVLRDWLTADTERVILEDQEAFTRSKELLSDWMPDMVKNLYLHKAKDGVMQHYKVHAELENALKPTIRLPSGGSIVIEPTEALTVIDVNSGKLTQSKSLQDTVLRTNIEAATEIARQLRLRDIGGVIIIDFISMDHASDRKKVIAHLEEALKPDKSRPQITSQFSEHGLLEVARRRQGQSLTEQLTRPCPSCHGYGRVRNEVYSAAPTAAPIEVSPLDEPELIVDDLIEEPTAGPDMRDAEPEPGREGRGARGRSRGATPRHVTPVLVGADDGESESDLLDEGGEGSGEASEDGEGARRRRRRRRRRGRGDRAVAEGSGTAAVAAVGSIEPYADGDVEDFEEVEEMRVPSAEEGDGAFGDDETRRRRRRRRRGGRGRRGEGERPEGAG